One genomic segment of Deltaproteobacteria bacterium includes these proteins:
- the hemC gene encoding hydroxymethylbilane synthase, with the protein MKIKIGTRGSKLALWQANYVKSLIESVDHDINVELVIIKTSGDAIQDVSLTDIGGKGLFVKEIEKALLSKEVDIAVHSMKDMPADIPGSLYIAATPPAESPWDAIIFNKPLTFTTLKPHSVIGTTSLRRIVQIKRLNNAMDFKLLRGNVDTRIKKMNEGSYDAVIVAYAGINRLGIKPEFIERLDIIPAAGQGIIAIQIHKDSNHLIHVLNMISHTETFIRSLAERGFTTRIGGSCNTPLGAHAELSGADIIIKGFVASPDGGIFYSNTVKDKQENAYKTGETLAETLLELGAAKILNV; encoded by the coding sequence ATGAAAATAAAAATAGGAACAAGGGGCAGTAAGCTTGCCTTATGGCAGGCAAATTATGTTAAATCACTTATAGAATCGGTTGATCATGACATTAATGTGGAACTTGTGATAATCAAAACATCGGGTGATGCCATACAGGATGTTTCACTCACCGATATCGGAGGTAAGGGCTTATTTGTTAAGGAGATCGAAAAGGCTCTTTTATCAAAAGAGGTAGACATTGCTGTTCACAGCATGAAGGATATGCCTGCGGATATTCCCGGCAGTCTTTATATAGCAGCAACCCCACCTGCTGAAAGCCCGTGGGATGCAATCATATTCAACAAACCTCTAACCTTTACCACACTAAAACCACATTCCGTTATCGGGACAACAAGCCTCAGGAGAATAGTTCAGATTAAAAGGCTTAATAATGCCATGGATTTTAAACTCTTGAGAGGAAACGTTGATACCAGAATAAAAAAAATGAATGAAGGATCGTACGATGCGGTTATCGTTGCCTATGCCGGAATAAACAGACTCGGAATAAAACCGGAGTTCATTGAAAGGCTTGATATAATACCGGCAGCAGGACAGGGTATAATAGCTATCCAGATTCACAAAGATTCTAATCATCTGATCCATGTACTAAACATGATCAGTCATACCGAAACCTTTATAAGGTCACTGGCTGAAAGGGGTTTTACAACACGCATAGGCGGGAGTTGCAATACTCCACTCGGTGCCCACGCTGAGCTTTCCGGTGCCGATATTATTATAAAAGGCTTTGTTGCAAGCCCCGATGGCGGAATCTTTTACTCCAACACCGTAAAAGATAAACAGGAGAACGCATACAAAACGGGTGAAACACTTGCAGAAACACTGCTTGAACTCGGAGCTGCGAAGATACTAAATGTATGA
- a CDS encoding FHA domain-containing protein, translating to MFYKYKGSHYEEIHVIEHDVLSVGRLPSNDLSLKEPSVSRNHFIIKKQSDGYYIYDNGSSNGTFLNDVKIIMPVRLMHNDRIAAGTVSIIFKEDNLTTVKEINEQELEYVAKSPSILSSAYLNVIYSVARELIYPQENSIFYDMTIKMLCNAVKGEYGGILIIDDKTGELCLIASNKENGPGVAGISSSVIDRAVKNRAAVLVKNAGMDNRFLKDRTIYSMGISSALCAPIWEKDHTYGALYIDRRADPSAFSEEHLDLITIVSNLLALNIAHEKLINKLADEKSVSEQLKRFVPIEAVSNLLEVIKNNPSALWDVNEIDSATVMFADIVGFTTLTEKTKPREIARILRSFFDKSTNIVLSNGGSINKFLGDGFMAVFGAPVLHSDDPDRAIRSAIELMKWIHDENSGIKLSLRIGIDTGRVVSIMVGSTKRLEYTVMGNSVNAASRLQAMAGVNQILVSSETNSHLRMSVNVKLVGDVSVKGKDKPLKVYRIIWE from the coding sequence TTGTTTTACAAATACAAAGGCAGCCATTATGAAGAGATCCATGTGATAGAGCATGATGTTTTAAGTGTAGGCAGGCTTCCTTCGAATGATCTTTCTCTTAAGGAGCCAAGCGTATCAAGAAACCATTTCATAATAAAAAAACAATCGGACGGTTATTATATATATGACAACGGCAGCTCAAATGGGACATTCCTTAATGATGTAAAGATTATAATGCCTGTTAGATTAATGCATAACGACAGGATTGCAGCGGGTACGGTTTCAATAATATTTAAGGAAGACAATCTTACAACGGTTAAAGAGATCAATGAACAGGAACTGGAATATGTTGCAAAATCACCGTCTATATTAAGCAGCGCATACCTTAATGTTATATATTCGGTTGCAAGAGAACTCATATACCCGCAGGAAAATTCCATATTCTATGACATGACTATAAAAATGTTATGCAATGCCGTTAAGGGGGAATACGGAGGTATACTGATAATTGATGATAAAACCGGAGAACTGTGTCTTATAGCTTCAAACAAGGAAAATGGACCAGGCGTGGCCGGTATAAGTTCATCTGTAATTGATAGGGCGGTAAAAAACCGCGCGGCTGTCCTTGTAAAGAATGCGGGTATGGATAACAGATTCCTGAAGGACCGTACGATCTACAGTATGGGTATTTCTTCAGCACTATGTGCACCCATATGGGAAAAAGATCACACATACGGAGCATTGTATATTGATCGCAGAGCGGATCCTTCGGCATTTAGTGAAGAACATTTAGACCTTATAACGATAGTATCAAACCTGTTGGCGCTCAATATAGCCCATGAGAAGCTCATCAACAAGCTTGCCGATGAGAAGAGTGTATCGGAACAATTGAAACGTTTCGTTCCGATCGAGGCCGTATCAAACTTACTTGAAGTAATAAAAAATAACCCGTCTGCCTTATGGGATGTTAATGAAATTGATTCAGCCACCGTGATGTTTGCGGATATTGTTGGCTTTACCACATTAACGGAAAAAACAAAACCCCGAGAGATTGCACGAATTCTACGATCGTTTTTTGATAAGTCCACGAATATTGTTCTTAGTAACGGCGGCTCTATAAATAAGTTTCTCGGCGACGGCTTTATGGCAGTATTTGGCGCGCCAGTATTACATTCAGATGATCCCGATAGAGCGATAAGATCAGCCATTGAGCTTATGAAATGGATACATGATGAAAACAGCGGAATCAAATTATCATTGAGAATAGGCATAGATACAGGCCGTGTTGTTAGTATAATGGTTGGTTCTACAAAAAGGCTTGAATATACGGTTATGGGTAACAGTGTTAATGCTGCATCAAGACTTCAGGCAATGGCGGGTGTTAATCAAATATTGGTATCGAGTGAAACGAACAGCCATCTAAGAATGTCTGTCAATGTAAAACTGGTAGGCGATGTTTCTGTGAAAGGAAAAGATAAACCGCTCAAAGTTTATCGGATAATCTGGGAATGA
- the cobA gene encoding uroporphyrinogen-III C-methyltransferase encodes MKRGKVYIVGAGPGNPELITLKAVRHIGDADVIVYDYLVNKEILRHAKRSIELIYAGKMHGEHSIPQTDINNILIDRAKKGYKVVRLKGGDPFLFGRGSEEALAISNAGIDFEIVAGVSSFSAVPLYSGIPLTHRDVSSSVVIITGHKHTHGSIEELNWDAIAKIDTIVILMGLTNIKEIAEKLIKSGRAPAEPVSLIRWGTLPTQSSSITSLIDLFETDTKPSSPPAVIVIGKVVEFHNHINWFEKLPLFGKKVLVTRAEKEGAYLKQSLEDLGALVIEQPTIKITEPDDYTILDKAISMLEKYDIIIFTSVNGVKYFIDRISYNHKDIRALANSSILAIGPKTAKAIQDLRLDVRGVPEEFNAEGLISMLGNSVKGKRILIPRAQEARMVLVDELNHKGAFVDVAPVYKTVKAEINYEFIPYLKDGVDLAIFTSSSTVKNFFEMFEQDAANIIKTSVIACIGPITAETAVKKGLKVSIQPSQYTIESLVEQIAQYFSKP; translated from the coding sequence ATGAAAAGGGGTAAGGTTTACATAGTAGGTGCCGGGCCCGGAAACCCTGAGCTTATTACATTGAAAGCCGTAAGACACATCGGTGATGCAGATGTTATTGTTTATGATTACCTTGTAAATAAGGAGATACTAAGGCATGCAAAACGATCTATAGAGCTGATCTATGCGGGGAAAATGCACGGAGAGCATTCAATACCGCAGACAGATATAAACAATATTTTAATTGACAGGGCAAAAAAAGGATACAAGGTGGTGAGACTTAAAGGCGGGGATCCCTTCTTATTCGGCAGGGGGAGCGAAGAGGCGCTTGCGATATCCAATGCTGGCATCGATTTTGAAATAGTAGCCGGAGTATCCTCGTTCAGTGCGGTTCCTCTTTATTCAGGTATCCCGCTTACCCACAGAGATGTTTCATCATCCGTGGTTATTATAACAGGTCATAAACATACCCACGGCAGCATAGAAGAACTTAACTGGGATGCAATCGCAAAGATTGACACGATTGTCATCCTCATGGGTTTGACAAACATTAAGGAGATCGCAGAAAAACTCATAAAGAGCGGCAGAGCTCCTGCTGAACCGGTTAGTTTGATCAGATGGGGAACACTACCCACCCAGTCAAGCAGCATAACGAGTCTAATAGATTTATTCGAAACAGATACAAAACCTTCATCCCCTCCTGCTGTTATAGTGATCGGCAAGGTTGTTGAATTTCACAATCACATTAACTGGTTTGAGAAACTTCCACTGTTTGGTAAAAAGGTACTTGTCACAAGAGCGGAGAAAGAGGGCGCATATCTTAAACAGTCGCTTGAAGATCTCGGCGCACTCGTTATTGAACAGCCGACTATAAAGATCACTGAACCTGATGATTATACGATTCTTGATAAAGCAATATCTATGCTTGAAAAGTATGACATCATCATATTCACAAGCGTAAACGGCGTAAAATATTTTATTGACAGGATATCATATAATCACAAAGATATCCGTGCACTTGCCAACTCAAGCATACTTGCGATAGGTCCCAAAACTGCAAAGGCTATACAAGATTTAAGACTTGATGTACGCGGTGTTCCTGAGGAATTTAATGCGGAAGGACTTATATCAATGCTCGGCAATAGCGTTAAAGGCAAGAGGATCCTTATACCAAGGGCACAGGAGGCACGAATGGTTCTGGTGGATGAATTAAACCACAAGGGTGCATTCGTTGATGTTGCCCCGGTGTATAAGACGGTCAAGGCAGAAATAAATTATGAATTTATACCGTATTTAAAGGATGGAGTGGATCTTGCAATATTTACAAGTTCTTCAACAGTAAAAAACTTTTTTGAGATGTTTGAGCAAGATGCGGCAAATATTATTAAAACTTCCGTTATAGCCTGTATCGGGCCAATAACCGCCGAGACTGCTGTTAAAAAAGGACTTAAAGTCAGCATACAGCCTTCCCAGTACACTATCGAGTCGCTCGTAGAACAGATAGCACAGTATTTTTCAAAACCTTAA
- a CDS encoding bifunctional precorrin-2 dehydrogenase/sirohydrochlorin ferrochelatase, whose product MKHYPINLNINGRKGVVIGGGDTAYKKVISLLNAGAKVKVVAPRAGAKIHRLDKKGMIRLINRTYRKEDLKDSDIVYAATSNPGTNKQIYYDTRGKHIFMNAADTAVYCDFIVPAVLRKGNIVISVSTDGNAPYVSKFLKKKIARIFTPEYTKLLNTMIRMRRELLTMKKEGIRIDIEKALDKLSVKKLNCYIKNNDKQNMNKYLHNYIHTIRAKVE is encoded by the coding sequence GTGAAGCATTATCCGATCAATCTAAATATTAATGGGAGAAAAGGTGTTGTCATAGGAGGCGGAGATACCGCTTATAAGAAGGTAATCTCCCTGTTAAATGCAGGGGCAAAGGTTAAAGTAGTTGCACCGAGGGCAGGAGCAAAGATACATAGACTTGATAAAAAAGGAATGATCCGGCTTATAAACAGGACATATAGAAAAGAGGACCTAAAAGATTCTGACATCGTTTACGCTGCAACAAGTAACCCCGGCACGAATAAACAGATTTATTATGATACAAGGGGTAAACACATTTTTATGAATGCAGCCGATACGGCTGTATATTGCGATTTCATAGTACCAGCCGTATTAAGAAAGGGCAATATTGTTATTTCCGTATCTACGGATGGCAATGCTCCCTATGTTTCAAAATTCTTAAAAAAAAAGATTGCCAGAATTTTTACCCCCGAATATACTAAGTTATTAAATACAATGATAAGAATGAGAAGGGAATTGCTTACAATGAAAAAAGAAGGCATAAGGATTGATATAGAAAAAGCCCTTGATAAATTATCCGTAAAAAAACTTAATTGTTATATAAAAAACAATGATAAACAAAACATGAATAAATACCTCCACAACTATATTCACACCATACGGGCAAAGGTAGAATAA
- the hemA gene encoding glutamyl-tRNA reductase has product MKLLVTGLNHKSASVELRERVSFTEQELPDILKKLITIQEINELIILSTCNRTEFYIVTDEAEKVEKEVKLFINNTRSIEPDTLSAHMYTYTDRRAVEHVFRVASSLDSMVIGEAQILGQIKNAYKIASFNSTTGPILNRLMHRSFSIAKKVRTDTSIGFYSVSVSSVAVELAKKIFGLLSGKSIMLMGAGEMAEDAARYLRESGATELIVASRTFEHAARLAEKLNGRAIEFEEMYNQLLDLDIIICSTSADHYLITYDHMHKIMKGRQHKPLFFIDISVPRNIESSISDIEGVFLFDIDDLKGAANKNLKEREKASHEAETLIEEEVNKFINWISELSLVPAIVSLKSKFETVRQEELKEAITKLKNPSEKEIGIMDAMSRGIINKLLHDPIATIKNEHKRGEVLKYIDSIKRLFNI; this is encoded by the coding sequence ATGAAATTACTTGTAACAGGATTAAATCATAAATCAGCATCCGTTGAGCTCAGAGAAAGGGTCAGCTTTACAGAACAAGAACTGCCCGACATACTTAAAAAGCTTATCACCATCCAGGAGATTAATGAATTGATTATCTTATCAACCTGCAACAGGACAGAATTCTACATTGTTACAGATGAGGCAGAAAAGGTAGAAAAAGAGGTAAAACTATTTATTAACAATACCAGATCAATTGAACCGGATACACTGTCAGCCCACATGTACACCTATACTGACAGGAGGGCGGTAGAACATGTGTTTAGGGTAGCAAGCAGCCTTGATTCAATGGTTATAGGTGAAGCACAAATACTCGGCCAGATAAAAAATGCGTATAAAATAGCCTCTTTTAATTCCACTACAGGACCTATACTTAATAGATTGATGCACAGGTCTTTCAGCATTGCTAAAAAGGTAAGGACCGATACATCGATCGGGTTTTATAGTGTTTCTGTAAGCTCTGTTGCAGTAGAGCTTGCAAAAAAGATATTCGGTTTACTCAGTGGAAAGAGTATAATGCTCATGGGTGCCGGAGAAATGGCAGAGGATGCGGCAAGATACTTGCGTGAATCTGGGGCAACAGAACTCATTGTTGCAAGCAGAACGTTTGAGCATGCAGCCCGGCTTGCCGAAAAACTGAACGGCAGAGCCATAGAGTTTGAAGAGATGTATAATCAATTGCTTGATCTTGATATTATTATATGTTCGACATCGGCAGATCATTATCTCATCACTTATGATCACATGCATAAGATCATGAAAGGAAGACAGCACAAACCGTTATTCTTTATAGATATATCGGTACCAAGAAATATTGAATCTTCCATATCCGATATCGAAGGAGTATTTCTGTTTGATATAGATGATCTCAAGGGTGCTGCCAATAAAAATCTTAAAGAACGGGAAAAGGCTTCTCATGAAGCTGAAACGCTGATAGAAGAAGAGGTGAATAAATTTATTAACTGGATAAGCGAGCTTTCCCTTGTACCGGCAATCGTATCATTGAAAAGCAAGTTTGAGACGGTCAGACAGGAAGAGCTAAAAGAGGCTATTACAAAGCTGAAAAATCCTTCAGAAAAAGAGATCGGAATTATGGACGCAATGTCGAGAGGCATAATAAACAAATTACTCCACGATCCAATAGCTACAATTAAGAATGAGCATAAAAGAGGCGAGGTCCTTAAGTACATAGACTCCATTAAAAGGTTATTCAATATATGA
- a CDS encoding pentapeptide repeat-containing protein, which produces MTREELIKIISENKGKVVELSNVNLSGEHLKGLDLTGIKLRNSDLSGMDLSEAILDNADLSFCIMKETKLINTSIKNSNMQGTNLTKIDARDADFSNANLQEVNMTSATIENANFTGCIMIKANLTGVNAKEATFDTVRANGINLTGALLYRASFVNSNMEYANLSETDLRGADLSGATLKGVNIKKSLLTEVSLRKIFMPSTDLRDVNLSGLDLSEAVITSAQMSNVKLIDVNLRGANLEGSQLDFAQLSGAILDYAKLDKAAFNGATLERASMQNASCINTNFSAANMKGTIITHAIMSRANLKEANLSGAVITHSNLSYADLTGANLSNSDLRESNIEGAMLHNTILTNAQISSRIAKSVCLWCGYKQETKDICEHCGKTINIPGPVVKTIALFVILPIISLISGPLIFVINGFQAFNINLIPLKMGALMFQVGIVLTLLNLIASLIMIAILWHKPLIEGTGYIKGSISIALISILAYMIILI; this is translated from the coding sequence ATGACGAGGGAAGAACTGATAAAAATCATATCAGAGAACAAGGGGAAAGTGGTAGAGCTTTCTAATGTAAACCTTTCCGGCGAACATCTCAAAGGCCTCGATTTAACAGGGATAAAGTTAAGGAATTCCGATCTGTCCGGTATGGATCTGTCTGAGGCAATACTTGACAACGCCGATCTGTCATTTTGTATCATGAAAGAGACAAAACTCATTAATACTTCAATTAAAAACTCCAACATGCAGGGTACAAACCTTACAAAGATTGATGCGAGGGATGCTGATTTCTCAAACGCAAACCTGCAGGAAGTAAATATGACATCGGCAACAATAGAGAATGCCAATTTTACAGGTTGCATTATGATAAAAGCAAATCTAACGGGTGTAAATGCAAAAGAAGCTACTTTTGATACTGTCAGAGCGAATGGAATAAACTTGACAGGTGCACTTCTTTACAGGGCAAGTTTTGTCAATTCGAATATGGAATATGCGAATTTATCAGAGACAGACCTGCGAGGAGCAGATCTCTCTGGAGCTACTTTAAAAGGAGTGAATATAAAGAAGTCTCTATTAACCGAGGTATCACTGAGAAAGATATTCATGCCCTCAACGGATTTAAGAGATGTAAACCTGTCAGGATTGGATCTGTCGGAGGCTGTTATTACTTCTGCACAGATGAGTAATGTAAAACTCATAGATGTCAATTTAAGAGGTGCTAACCTGGAGGGCTCACAGCTTGATTTTGCACAGCTTTCTGGGGCAATACTTGATTATGCAAAACTCGATAAAGCGGCATTTAACGGTGCAACACTTGAACGGGCGAGCATGCAGAATGCCTCTTGCATAAATACAAACTTTTCTGCTGCAAACATGAAAGGTACAATAATCACGCATGCCATCATGTCAAGAGCGAATCTGAAGGAGGCTAATCTTTCAGGCGCTGTAATAACCCACTCTAACCTCTCTTATGCCGATCTTACAGGTGCCAATCTAAGTAACTCGGATTTAAGGGAATCCAATATAGAGGGTGCAATGCTTCATAATACCATACTTACCAATGCACAGATCTCAAGCAGAATAGCCAAGTCTGTATGCTTGTGGTGCGGCTATAAACAGGAGACGAAGGATATATGCGAACATTGCGGTAAAACGATTAATATCCCCGGGCCCGTTGTAAAAACAATAGCCCTTTTTGTCATACTCCCCATAATAAGCCTCATTTCAGGTCCTCTGATCTTTGTTATAAATGGTTTTCAAGCTTTTAATATAAACCTGATACCTTTGAAAATGGGTGCTTTGATGTTCCAGGTAGGTATAGTCTTAACTTTACTGAATTTGATAGCCTCGCTGATAATGATAGCGATCTTGTGGCATAAACCTTTGATAGAAGGCACAGGATATATAAAGGGATCTATTTCAATAGCACTTATAAGTATCTTAGCTTACATGATTATACTGATATAG
- a CDS encoding OmpA family protein — MQYVTIDYGLKLIQEINKDMNTIIKGMKVREAIKTIFKETAAGLFERSFLVFFGLIICTAIFLITVTADAASPAGPAINGETGIINVVSAESLPAGAIMLGVNGLYFYSKDLLNTAGDVNERFEGNVNATYGATNWLEVYLNESNFAHTIVNGSNGKDNIYQMFGDLTGGFKVSHPLSDGFFIGIDAFAQLHTNSGVFGYKLNATNFGARILGTKELDVIKNVPIVFDLNLGYKWDNSRYLMPAPNYTIGPYTTASDLYAAGFPYNEIEYALGVYHSNQVLGAAGLEIPLALITPFIQYYTNQVINTGGSGPSLHYDQSPQFIIPGVRFTPVKRLTIDLAAEIGLTKVEPVNVPGSSGVTRNVRGIPLWTAVIGASYTILPGENAVTRRKAPQFVGLTGTVSDTAGNPLAAVISFNNMAIPPVGTEPVTGIYSAKLPPGNYEVTASAQGFTSQTINVEVRNNEKTVTSFTLEQNLAAAPQAAAVTENKPSPVLEKAISRITIRAQSIHFETGSAEILPVFYPILNDLVTLLKENPSIHIVIEGNTDNTGTAAFNEKLSVSRADSVMKYLIQHGINPDRLKAKGYGEAQPVEPNTTSGARAINRRVNIQFTIE; from the coding sequence ATGCAGTACGTTACGATTGATTATGGATTAAAACTTATACAGGAGATAAACAAAGACATGAACACAATTATAAAGGGCATGAAGGTTAGAGAGGCAATAAAAACGATATTTAAAGAAACGGCTGCTGGTTTGTTTGAGCGAAGTTTCCTTGTATTTTTCGGATTAATAATATGCACTGCAATTTTTCTCATCACGGTGACTGCGGATGCTGCATCACCGGCTGGTCCTGCCATTAACGGTGAGACAGGGATCATCAATGTCGTTTCGGCCGAGAGTCTTCCTGCGGGAGCCATAATGCTTGGAGTAAATGGGTTATATTTTTATTCCAAAGATCTGCTCAACACAGCGGGCGATGTAAACGAGAGGTTTGAGGGAAATGTGAATGCAACTTATGGTGCAACAAACTGGCTTGAGGTATACCTGAACGAATCAAACTTTGCACATACGATAGTAAACGGTTCAAACGGCAAGGACAACATATACCAGATGTTCGGGGATTTGACAGGCGGTTTTAAGGTAAGCCATCCGTTATCGGACGGTTTTTTTATAGGTATCGATGCTTTTGCACAATTACACACAAACAGCGGTGTATTTGGGTATAAGTTAAATGCGACTAATTTTGGTGCAAGGATACTGGGGACAAAAGAGCTTGATGTCATAAAGAACGTGCCCATAGTGTTCGATCTTAATTTAGGGTATAAGTGGGACAATTCAAGATATCTAATGCCCGCACCAAACTACACGATAGGTCCTTATACGACCGCTTCCGATTTATACGCTGCCGGATTTCCATACAATGAAATAGAATACGCTCTTGGAGTATACCACAGTAACCAGGTACTTGGTGCTGCCGGGCTTGAGATTCCGCTCGCTCTTATAACGCCGTTTATCCAATATTACACAAATCAAGTGATAAACACCGGCGGTTCCGGGCCATCTCTTCATTATGATCAGTCTCCTCAATTCATAATTCCCGGTGTAAGGTTTACCCCGGTCAAAAGGCTCACGATAGACCTTGCGGCAGAGATAGGGCTTACAAAGGTAGAGCCGGTAAATGTTCCCGGCTCGTCCGGTGTAACAAGGAACGTGAGGGGTATACCATTGTGGACTGCCGTTATAGGTGCAAGTTATACAATACTGCCCGGCGAGAATGCCGTTACGCGGAGAAAAGCACCACAATTCGTAGGACTCACAGGTACGGTCTCCGATACCGCGGGTAACCCGCTTGCAGCGGTCATATCATTCAACAATATGGCAATACCGCCTGTAGGGACAGAGCCTGTAACCGGCATTTATTCTGCCAAGCTGCCTCCGGGTAACTACGAAGTTACAGCCTCTGCACAGGGCTTTACAAGCCAGACGATCAATGTGGAGGTGAGGAACAACGAGAAAACCGTTACCAGTTTTACGCTTGAACAAAACCTGGCAGCCGCACCACAGGCAGCTGCTGTAACGGAGAACAAACCGTCTCCGGTACTTGAAAAGGCGATAAGCCGGATAACGATAAGGGCTCAATCCATTCACTTTGAAACGGGCAGCGCAGAAATATTACCGGTCTTCTATCCGATACTAAATGACCTGGTAACCCTGTTAAAGGAAAACCCTTCCATTCACATAGTAATAGAAGGGAACACGGATAATACGGGTACCGCTGCGTTTAATGAAAAACTCTCCGTGTCAAGGGCGGATTCCGTCATGAAATACCTTATCCAGCATGGAATAAACCCTGACCGATTAAAGGCAAAAGGTTATGGTGAGGCGCAGCCTGTAGAACCAAACACAACCTCAGGTGCAAGGGCCATCAATAGAAGGGTTAATATACAGTTTACAATAGAATAA
- the ccsA gene encoding cytochrome c biogenesis protein CcsA, which produces MINGIIILLYILVTVSGIFTAFYHDKRLVLTGEIIVVIAIVLQTLFMFIVYKRIGTFPMTSIKDAVYLFAWSLAIGTILITVIFKGTTPILGFSSPIILILIVVSILLKRHVHELSPIFNTDIFPIHVFLSIIAYGLFALSFITSVMYLFQEKWLKHRRIIWLTKWLPSLFVLDDLDYKTLTIGLPFLTLGILTGALWADRAFSHYWTWDPKETWSLIIWLAYVISLHGRISLGWRGKKFAIVSIVCFLFVIFGFIGVNFIFKGFHNF; this is translated from the coding sequence ATGATAAACGGTATAATAATTTTACTGTACATACTTGTTACCGTATCAGGGATATTTACGGCATTTTATCACGATAAGAGATTAGTCCTAACGGGTGAGATAATCGTTGTTATTGCAATCGTATTACAAACTCTCTTCATGTTTATAGTCTATAAAAGAATCGGCACCTTCCCGATGACATCAATAAAAGATGCCGTATACCTTTTTGCATGGTCACTTGCTATTGGAACCATTCTTATAACAGTCATTTTTAAAGGAACGACTCCTATACTTGGATTTTCAAGCCCGATAATACTTATACTAATTGTCGTATCAATTCTGCTCAAGAGACACGTGCACGAATTAAGTCCTATTTTCAATACAGACATATTTCCGATACACGTTTTTTTATCAATCATTGCTTATGGGCTTTTTGCATTATCTTTTATTACATCCGTGATGTATTTGTTTCAGGAGAAATGGCTAAAGCACAGACGCATTATATGGCTGACAAAGTGGCTTCCATCGCTATTTGTTCTTGATGATCTTGATTACAAAACCTTAACAATAGGCTTACCGTTTCTTACACTCGGGATACTCACAGGTGCTCTATGGGCAGATAGGGCATTTAGTCATTATTGGACATGGGATCCAAAAGAGACATGGTCTTTAATTATATGGCTGGCTTACGTTATTTCTCTGCATGGAAGAATAAGTCTCGGATGGCGCGGGAAAAAATTCGCGATAGTATCTATTGTTTGTTTTCTGTTCGTGATTTTTGGTTTTATAGGAGTTAACTTTATTTTTAAAGGTTTCCATAATTTTTAA